In Malaclemys terrapin pileata isolate rMalTer1 chromosome 11, rMalTer1.hap1, whole genome shotgun sequence, a single genomic region encodes these proteins:
- the STEAP3 gene encoding metalloreductase STEAP3 isoform X5: protein MPGGDMAKPLLGRRNMESNPDLAPAAGRTVGILGSGDFARSLATRLVYSGFQVVVGSRNPKRCAGLFPSAAEVTAQADAAKKTDVIFVAVFREHYSTLCDLMDVLAGKILVDVSNNTEINHHKESNAEYLASLFPACTVVKGFNVISAWTLQSGPRDGNKQVLICCDNQEAKRIVAEIAQVMGFTPVDMGSLSSACEIENIPLRLLPAWKIPVFLALGLFLCFYTYNFIRQVLHPYIREQKNKFYKIPVEVVNSTLPCVAYVMLSLVYLPGVLAASFQLHYGTKYRRFPDWLDQWLQHRKQIGLLSFFCAALHAVYSLCLPMRRSHRYQLINAAVKQVMEKKTDAWIEEEVWRMEIYVSFGIMALGLLSLLAITSLPSIANSLNWREFSFIQT, encoded by the exons ATGCCAGGAGGAGACATGGCAAAACCACTCCTAGGTCGCCGGAATATGGAGAGCAATCCAGATCTCGCCCCGGCTGCTGGCCGAACCGTAGGGATCCTGGGAAGTGGAGACTTTGCACGCTCGTTGGCCACACGTCTGGTGTACTCAGGTTTCCAGGTGGTGGTCGGAAGCCGCAATCCAAAGCGCTGCGCGGGCCTCTTTCCTTCAGCAGCTGAAGTAACTGCCCAGGCAGATGCTGCAAAGAAGACGGATGTTATTTTTGTGGCAGTTTTCAGGGAACATTACTCCACACTCTGTGACCTGATGGATGTGCTGGCTGGCAAAATACTGGTGGATGTCAGCAACAACACTGAAATTAACCATCACAAAGAATCAAATGCCGAGTACTTGGCTTCTCTTTTCCCAGCCTGCACTGTCGTCAAAGGATTTAACGTGATATCCGCATGGACCTTACAGTCAGGTCCCAGAGACGGGAATAAGCAg GTCTTGATTTGCTGTGATAATCAAGAAGCCAAGCGTATAGTCGCTGAAATTGCTCAAGTCATGGGGTTCACCCCTGTGGACATGGGCTCCTTGTCTTCAGCCTGCGAGATCGAGAACATTCCCCTGCGCCTCCTCCCAGCTTGGAAAATCCCTGTCTTTTTGGCCCTGggtctctttctctgtttctaCACCTACAACTTCATCAGACAAGTCTTACACCCTTACATCCGGGAACAGAAAAACAAGTTCTACAAGATTCCAGTGGAGGTGGTCAATAGCACGCTGCCCTGCGTAGCCTACGTCATGCTCTCTCTCGTTTATCTacccggggtcctggccgcctcTTTCCAGCTGCACTATGGCACAAAGTACAGACGCTTTCCAGACTGGCTAGACCAGTGGCTGCAGCACAGAAAGCAGATTGGTCTTCTGAGTTTCTTTTGCGCAGCCTTGCATGCCGTGTACAGCCTCTGCTTGCCCATGCGCCGATCTCATCGGTATCAGTTAATCAACGCAGCCGTCAAGCAG GTCATGGAGAAGAAGACTGATGCCTGGATAGAGGAGGAGGTCTGGAGAATGGAGATTTACGTCTCTTTTGGAATAATGGCCCTAGGCCTACTGTCATTACTTGCCATAACTTCACTTCCCTCCATCGCAAACTCTCTCAACTGGAGGGAATTCAGTTTCATTCAG ACATGA
- the STEAP3 gene encoding metalloreductase STEAP3 isoform X1 encodes MPGGDMAKPLLGRRNMESNPDLAPAAGRTVGILGSGDFARSLATRLVYSGFQVVVGSRNPKRCAGLFPSAAEVTAQADAAKKTDVIFVAVFREHYSTLCDLMDVLAGKILVDVSNNTEINHHKESNAEYLASLFPACTVVKGFNVISAWTLQSGPRDGNKQVLICCDNQEAKRIVAEIAQVMGFTPVDMGSLSSACEIENIPLRLLPAWKIPVFLALGLFLCFYTYNFIRQVLHPYIREQKNKFYKIPVEVVNSTLPCVAYVMLSLVYLPGVLAASFQLHYGTKYRRFPDWLDQWLQHRKQIGLLSFFCAALHAVYSLCLPMRRSHRYQLINAAVKQVMEKKTDAWIEEEVWRMEIYVSFGIMALGLLSLLAITSLPSIANSLNWREFSFIQSTLGFIALVVSTLHTLTFGWTRAFDENQYKFYLPPSYTLTLLVPCTVILAKIFFHLPCIHQRLRRIRNGWEKGRYVKFTLPSATGEYSSGESSSNV; translated from the exons ATGCCAGGAGGAGACATGGCAAAACCACTCCTAGGTCGCCGGAATATGGAGAGCAATCCAGATCTCGCCCCGGCTGCTGGCCGAACCGTAGGGATCCTGGGAAGTGGAGACTTTGCACGCTCGTTGGCCACACGTCTGGTGTACTCAGGTTTCCAGGTGGTGGTCGGAAGCCGCAATCCAAAGCGCTGCGCGGGCCTCTTTCCTTCAGCAGCTGAAGTAACTGCCCAGGCAGATGCTGCAAAGAAGACGGATGTTATTTTTGTGGCAGTTTTCAGGGAACATTACTCCACACTCTGTGACCTGATGGATGTGCTGGCTGGCAAAATACTGGTGGATGTCAGCAACAACACTGAAATTAACCATCACAAAGAATCAAATGCCGAGTACTTGGCTTCTCTTTTCCCAGCCTGCACTGTCGTCAAAGGATTTAACGTGATATCCGCATGGACCTTACAGTCAGGTCCCAGAGACGGGAATAAGCAg GTCTTGATTTGCTGTGATAATCAAGAAGCCAAGCGTATAGTCGCTGAAATTGCTCAAGTCATGGGGTTCACCCCTGTGGACATGGGCTCCTTGTCTTCAGCCTGCGAGATCGAGAACATTCCCCTGCGCCTCCTCCCAGCTTGGAAAATCCCTGTCTTTTTGGCCCTGggtctctttctctgtttctaCACCTACAACTTCATCAGACAAGTCTTACACCCTTACATCCGGGAACAGAAAAACAAGTTCTACAAGATTCCAGTGGAGGTGGTCAATAGCACGCTGCCCTGCGTAGCCTACGTCATGCTCTCTCTCGTTTATCTacccggggtcctggccgcctcTTTCCAGCTGCACTATGGCACAAAGTACAGACGCTTTCCAGACTGGCTAGACCAGTGGCTGCAGCACAGAAAGCAGATTGGTCTTCTGAGTTTCTTTTGCGCAGCCTTGCATGCCGTGTACAGCCTCTGCTTGCCCATGCGCCGATCTCATCGGTATCAGTTAATCAACGCAGCCGTCAAGCAG GTCATGGAGAAGAAGACTGATGCCTGGATAGAGGAGGAGGTCTGGAGAATGGAGATTTACGTCTCTTTTGGAATAATGGCCCTAGGCCTACTGTCATTACTTGCCATAACTTCACTTCCCTCCATCGCAAACTCTCTCAACTGGAGGGAATTCAGTTTCATTCAG TCCACCCTTGGATTTATTGCCCTGGTAGTCAGCACCCTACACACCCTCACCTTTGGATGGACAAGGGCCTTTGATGAAAACCAGTACAAATTCTATCTGCCGCCAAGTTACACACTCACACTACTGGTGCCATGTACTGTGATCTTAGCGAAAATATTCTTCCATTTGCCCTGTATCCACCAAAGACTGCGGCGCATTCGGAACGGCTGGGAAAAGGGAAGGTACGTGAAATTCACACTGCCCAGTGCAACTGGTGAATATTCAAGCGGAGAAAGTTCCAGTAATGTGTAG
- the STEAP3 gene encoding metalloreductase STEAP3 isoform X2, whose protein sequence is MPGGDMAKPLLGRRNMESNPDLAPAAGRTVGILGSGDFARSLATRLVYSGFQVVVGSRNPKRCAGLFPSAAEVTAQADAAKKTDVIFVAVFREHYSTLCDLMDVLAGKILVDVSNNTEINHHKESNAEYLASLFPACTVVKGFNVISAWTLQSGPRDGNKQVLICCDNQEAKRIVAEIAQVMGFTPVDMGSLSSACEIENIPLRLLPAWKIPVFLALGLFLCFYTYNFIRQVLHPYIREQKNKFYKIPVEVVNSTLPCVAYVMLSLVYLPGVLAASFQLHYGTKYRRFPDWLDQWLQHRKQIGLLSFFCAALHAVYSLCLPMRRSHRYQLINAAVKQVMEKKTDAWIEEEVWRMEIYVSFGIMALGLLSLLAITSLPSIANSLNWREFSFIQSTLGFIALVVSTLHTLTFGWTRAFDENQYKFYLPPSYTLTLLVPCTVILAKIFFHLPCIHQRLRRIRNGWEKGRHDLENPFQQQESICAR, encoded by the exons ATGCCAGGAGGAGACATGGCAAAACCACTCCTAGGTCGCCGGAATATGGAGAGCAATCCAGATCTCGCCCCGGCTGCTGGCCGAACCGTAGGGATCCTGGGAAGTGGAGACTTTGCACGCTCGTTGGCCACACGTCTGGTGTACTCAGGTTTCCAGGTGGTGGTCGGAAGCCGCAATCCAAAGCGCTGCGCGGGCCTCTTTCCTTCAGCAGCTGAAGTAACTGCCCAGGCAGATGCTGCAAAGAAGACGGATGTTATTTTTGTGGCAGTTTTCAGGGAACATTACTCCACACTCTGTGACCTGATGGATGTGCTGGCTGGCAAAATACTGGTGGATGTCAGCAACAACACTGAAATTAACCATCACAAAGAATCAAATGCCGAGTACTTGGCTTCTCTTTTCCCAGCCTGCACTGTCGTCAAAGGATTTAACGTGATATCCGCATGGACCTTACAGTCAGGTCCCAGAGACGGGAATAAGCAg GTCTTGATTTGCTGTGATAATCAAGAAGCCAAGCGTATAGTCGCTGAAATTGCTCAAGTCATGGGGTTCACCCCTGTGGACATGGGCTCCTTGTCTTCAGCCTGCGAGATCGAGAACATTCCCCTGCGCCTCCTCCCAGCTTGGAAAATCCCTGTCTTTTTGGCCCTGggtctctttctctgtttctaCACCTACAACTTCATCAGACAAGTCTTACACCCTTACATCCGGGAACAGAAAAACAAGTTCTACAAGATTCCAGTGGAGGTGGTCAATAGCACGCTGCCCTGCGTAGCCTACGTCATGCTCTCTCTCGTTTATCTacccggggtcctggccgcctcTTTCCAGCTGCACTATGGCACAAAGTACAGACGCTTTCCAGACTGGCTAGACCAGTGGCTGCAGCACAGAAAGCAGATTGGTCTTCTGAGTTTCTTTTGCGCAGCCTTGCATGCCGTGTACAGCCTCTGCTTGCCCATGCGCCGATCTCATCGGTATCAGTTAATCAACGCAGCCGTCAAGCAG GTCATGGAGAAGAAGACTGATGCCTGGATAGAGGAGGAGGTCTGGAGAATGGAGATTTACGTCTCTTTTGGAATAATGGCCCTAGGCCTACTGTCATTACTTGCCATAACTTCACTTCCCTCCATCGCAAACTCTCTCAACTGGAGGGAATTCAGTTTCATTCAG TCCACCCTTGGATTTATTGCCCTGGTAGTCAGCACCCTACACACCCTCACCTTTGGATGGACAAGGGCCTTTGATGAAAACCAGTACAAATTCTATCTGCCGCCAAGTTACACACTCACACTACTGGTGCCATGTACTGTGATCTTAGCGAAAATATTCTTCCATTTGCCCTGTATCCACCAAAGACTGCGGCGCATTCGGAACGGCTGGGAAAAGGGAAG ACATGACCTTGAGAACCCCTTCCAACAGCAGGAGAGCATCTGCGCCAGATAA
- the STEAP3 gene encoding metalloreductase STEAP3 isoform X3 — translation MPGGDMAKPLLGRRNMESNPDLAPAAGRTVGILGSGDFARSLATRLVYSGFQVVVGSRNPKRCAGLFPSAAEVTAQADAAKKTDVIFVAVFREHYSTLCDLMDVLAGKILVDVSNNTEINHHKESNAEYLASLFPACTVVKGFNVISAWTLQSGPRDGNKQVLICCDNQEAKRIVAEIAQVMGFTPVDMGSLSSACEIENIPLRLLPAWKIPVFLALGLFLCFYTYNFIRQVLHPYIREQKNKFYKIPVEVVNSTLPCVAYVMLSLVYLPGVLAASFQLHYGTKYRRFPDWLDQWLQHRKQIGLLSFFCAALHAVYSLCLPMRRSHRYQLINAAVKQVMEKKTDAWIEEEVWRMEIYVSFGIMALGLLSLLAITSLPSIANSLNWREFSFIQYFYYIMKTATLFQDLTFVACITLNKPVIRPGSYVSSRSIRCETA, via the exons ATGCCAGGAGGAGACATGGCAAAACCACTCCTAGGTCGCCGGAATATGGAGAGCAATCCAGATCTCGCCCCGGCTGCTGGCCGAACCGTAGGGATCCTGGGAAGTGGAGACTTTGCACGCTCGTTGGCCACACGTCTGGTGTACTCAGGTTTCCAGGTGGTGGTCGGAAGCCGCAATCCAAAGCGCTGCGCGGGCCTCTTTCCTTCAGCAGCTGAAGTAACTGCCCAGGCAGATGCTGCAAAGAAGACGGATGTTATTTTTGTGGCAGTTTTCAGGGAACATTACTCCACACTCTGTGACCTGATGGATGTGCTGGCTGGCAAAATACTGGTGGATGTCAGCAACAACACTGAAATTAACCATCACAAAGAATCAAATGCCGAGTACTTGGCTTCTCTTTTCCCAGCCTGCACTGTCGTCAAAGGATTTAACGTGATATCCGCATGGACCTTACAGTCAGGTCCCAGAGACGGGAATAAGCAg GTCTTGATTTGCTGTGATAATCAAGAAGCCAAGCGTATAGTCGCTGAAATTGCTCAAGTCATGGGGTTCACCCCTGTGGACATGGGCTCCTTGTCTTCAGCCTGCGAGATCGAGAACATTCCCCTGCGCCTCCTCCCAGCTTGGAAAATCCCTGTCTTTTTGGCCCTGggtctctttctctgtttctaCACCTACAACTTCATCAGACAAGTCTTACACCCTTACATCCGGGAACAGAAAAACAAGTTCTACAAGATTCCAGTGGAGGTGGTCAATAGCACGCTGCCCTGCGTAGCCTACGTCATGCTCTCTCTCGTTTATCTacccggggtcctggccgcctcTTTCCAGCTGCACTATGGCACAAAGTACAGACGCTTTCCAGACTGGCTAGACCAGTGGCTGCAGCACAGAAAGCAGATTGGTCTTCTGAGTTTCTTTTGCGCAGCCTTGCATGCCGTGTACAGCCTCTGCTTGCCCATGCGCCGATCTCATCGGTATCAGTTAATCAACGCAGCCGTCAAGCAG GTCATGGAGAAGAAGACTGATGCCTGGATAGAGGAGGAGGTCTGGAGAATGGAGATTTACGTCTCTTTTGGAATAATGGCCCTAGGCCTACTGTCATTACTTGCCATAACTTCACTTCCCTCCATCGCAAACTCTCTCAACTGGAGGGAATTCAGTTTCATTCAG tatttttattacattatgaaaacggcaacactcttccaagatctcactttcgtagcttgtatcactttgaataagcctgttataagaccaggctcctatgtttcatcaaggagtatcagatgtgaaacagcataa
- the STEAP3 gene encoding metalloreductase STEAP3 isoform X4 codes for MPGGDMAKPLLGRRNMESNPDLAPAAGRTVGILGSGDFARSLATRLVYSGFQVVVGSRNPKRCAGLFPSAAEVTAQADAAKKTDVIFVAVFREHYSTLCDLMDVLAGKILVDVSNNTEINHHKESNAEYLASLFPACTVVKGFNVISAWTLQSGPRDGNKQVLICCDNQEAKRIVAEIAQVMGFTPVDMGSLSSACEIENIPLRLLPAWKIPVFLALGLFLCFYTYNFIRQVLHPYIREQKNKFYKIPVEVVNSTLPCVAYVMLSLVYLPGVLAASFQLHYGTKYRRFPDWLDQWLQHRKQIGLLSFFCAALHAVYSLCLPMRRSHRYQLINAAVKQVMEKKTDAWIEEEVWRMEIYVSFGIMALGLLSLLAITSLPSIANSLNWREFSFIQGTWHWPQSEDRILG; via the exons ATGCCAGGAGGAGACATGGCAAAACCACTCCTAGGTCGCCGGAATATGGAGAGCAATCCAGATCTCGCCCCGGCTGCTGGCCGAACCGTAGGGATCCTGGGAAGTGGAGACTTTGCACGCTCGTTGGCCACACGTCTGGTGTACTCAGGTTTCCAGGTGGTGGTCGGAAGCCGCAATCCAAAGCGCTGCGCGGGCCTCTTTCCTTCAGCAGCTGAAGTAACTGCCCAGGCAGATGCTGCAAAGAAGACGGATGTTATTTTTGTGGCAGTTTTCAGGGAACATTACTCCACACTCTGTGACCTGATGGATGTGCTGGCTGGCAAAATACTGGTGGATGTCAGCAACAACACTGAAATTAACCATCACAAAGAATCAAATGCCGAGTACTTGGCTTCTCTTTTCCCAGCCTGCACTGTCGTCAAAGGATTTAACGTGATATCCGCATGGACCTTACAGTCAGGTCCCAGAGACGGGAATAAGCAg GTCTTGATTTGCTGTGATAATCAAGAAGCCAAGCGTATAGTCGCTGAAATTGCTCAAGTCATGGGGTTCACCCCTGTGGACATGGGCTCCTTGTCTTCAGCCTGCGAGATCGAGAACATTCCCCTGCGCCTCCTCCCAGCTTGGAAAATCCCTGTCTTTTTGGCCCTGggtctctttctctgtttctaCACCTACAACTTCATCAGACAAGTCTTACACCCTTACATCCGGGAACAGAAAAACAAGTTCTACAAGATTCCAGTGGAGGTGGTCAATAGCACGCTGCCCTGCGTAGCCTACGTCATGCTCTCTCTCGTTTATCTacccggggtcctggccgcctcTTTCCAGCTGCACTATGGCACAAAGTACAGACGCTTTCCAGACTGGCTAGACCAGTGGCTGCAGCACAGAAAGCAGATTGGTCTTCTGAGTTTCTTTTGCGCAGCCTTGCATGCCGTGTACAGCCTCTGCTTGCCCATGCGCCGATCTCATCGGTATCAGTTAATCAACGCAGCCGTCAAGCAG GTCATGGAGAAGAAGACTGATGCCTGGATAGAGGAGGAGGTCTGGAGAATGGAGATTTACGTCTCTTTTGGAATAATGGCCCTAGGCCTACTGTCATTACTTGCCATAACTTCACTTCCCTCCATCGCAAACTCTCTCAACTGGAGGGAATTCAGTTTCATTCAG ggcacctggcattggccacagtcggaagacaggatactgggctag